One window of Thermocoleostomius sinensis A174 genomic DNA carries:
- a CDS encoding acyltransferase — MFTVFPLLIALLPAKFKPFLYRRLLGWQIGSNVHIGLSYINGQHVIIGSNVTIGHFNILTTFRYLKIGSYTFIKNFNHFSGRCDHPKWPGYLEIGEGVNIMNHHYVDSHGKVEIGNNSILAGRDTHIWSHSLSYEQAKPMLSPLEITVGENVYVGARSTLVQCYIPDYSVIGAGSVVTRDFPSEPNCRLLIAGNPACVKKRYPLKTLNRVREPLNKDAFSKDPSITFNDEQNR, encoded by the coding sequence ATGTTTACAGTTTTTCCATTACTCATCGCGTTGTTACCTGCGAAATTTAAGCCATTCTTGTATAGACGTTTGTTGGGATGGCAAATTGGAAGCAATGTTCACATCGGACTAAGTTATATTAATGGACAACATGTAATAATTGGAAGCAACGTCACTATAGGTCACTTCAACATTCTTACAACTTTTCGTTACTTGAAAATCGGTTCCTATACCTTCATCAAAAATTTTAATCACTTTTCTGGTCGATGTGATCACCCGAAATGGCCAGGGTATTTGGAAATCGGTGAAGGTGTAAACATTATGAATCATCACTACGTAGATTCGCACGGAAAAGTTGAAATTGGCAACAACTCTATTTTGGCGGGAAGAGATACGCATATTTGGAGTCATAGCCTTAGCTATGAACAAGCTAAACCAATGCTGTCACCGCTCGAAATCACAGTTGGAGAGAACGTTTACGTTGGTGCCAGATCAACATTGGTACAGTGTTATATTCCTGATTACTCAGTCATTGGCGCAGGTAGCGTTGTCACACGAGACTTTCCGTCGGAGCCAAACTGTCGCTTGTTGATTGCAGGCAATCCTGCTTGTGTCAAAAAACGTTATCCTCTTAAGACACTAAACCGCGTTAGAGAACCCTTAAATAAGGATGCTTTCAGCAAGGACCCTAGTATAACCTTTAATGATGAGCAAAACAGATAG
- a CDS encoding Coq4 family protein, protein MIEQNATMRKELLTGLQGFMAFVKNPGDTESVFDIAEAMGQTEAQAAAMEYLKSIPEVAQIIAERYIAPTPNLQKLLALPTDSLGYVYSSHLTEANFDPEFYRKVVIQDDFTYIALRMRQTHDIWHTVTGFGVDVMGEIGLQAFQLAQNRSPLAVMLMAGALLSTIRTSGNLNTLMQVMDRGYRMGVQAKPFLAQKWEEAWDKPLATWRSELTVEAINA, encoded by the coding sequence ATGATTGAACAAAATGCCACCATGCGAAAAGAACTCCTGACCGGGCTACAGGGCTTCATGGCGTTTGTGAAGAATCCAGGTGATACCGAATCAGTGTTTGATATTGCCGAAGCAATGGGACAAACCGAAGCCCAAGCAGCAGCCATGGAATATCTCAAATCGATTCCGGAAGTAGCACAGATAATTGCAGAACGCTACATTGCTCCTACACCCAACCTACAGAAATTGCTAGCCTTGCCCACCGATTCCTTGGGGTATGTGTACAGTTCGCACTTGACCGAAGCAAACTTTGACCCGGAGTTCTATCGCAAGGTGGTGATTCAAGATGACTTTACCTACATTGCGCTGCGGATGCGGCAAACTCACGATATTTGGCACACGGTGACGGGGTTTGGCGTTGATGTCATGGGTGAAATTGGGCTACAAGCATTTCAACTGGCACAAAACCGATCGCCCTTGGCGGTGATGCTGATGGCAGGAGCGCTGCTCAGCACGATTCGAACCTCCGGTAATCTCAATACCCTGATGCAAGTGATGGATCGGGGCTATCGCATGGGTGTCCAGGCAAAACCATTTTTGGCACAGAAGTGGGAAGAAGCCTGGGACAAACCTCTAGCAACATGGCGATCGGAACTGACGGTCGAAGCAATCAACGCTTAA
- a CDS encoding DUF1823 family protein, whose amino-acid sequence MLPLTDDTLWAILRDEIDDATVNQLVWHCLGYRHDATTDRWDNTLVAEEWRIDYPTPPNFIDSRPATVKLTRSIPKEHKQLLKQELGFAGYTVDELVPRKTRRATIVNWLLSYRQSRFPNP is encoded by the coding sequence ATGCTTCCCCTAACCGACGACACCCTTTGGGCAATTTTGAGAGACGAAATCGATGATGCCACAGTGAATCAGCTTGTGTGGCATTGCTTAGGGTATCGCCATGATGCAACCACCGATCGCTGGGACAATACCCTCGTGGCAGAAGAATGGCGCATTGATTATCCTACCCCGCCCAATTTTATTGATAGCCGTCCTGCTACGGTGAAGCTAACGCGATCGATTCCCAAAGAACATAAGCAACTACTCAAACAAGAACTCGGCTTTGCCGGCTACACCGTTGATGAACTCGTGCCCCGCAAAACTCGCCGCGCCACGATCGTCAACTGGCTCCTGAGCTATCGTCAATCCCGCTTTCCCAACCCCTAA
- a CDS encoding glycosyltransferase family 4 protein has protein sequence MSKTDSQTASIVCVGNRWFPIASGGAERYIYELIHYLVGSGDLVELCATDLPASEAHSSPLLTKLASAEQVLLQRLWSCYFQFQERGFTIPDAINIHFALYGLAALPHLPKDIPITFTFHGPWALESQQEGEKKFSIFFKQQIENRVYQRCDRFIVLSKAFGNILHKHYRIPWDKIHIIPGGVNTTHFQPNLSRDQARTQLGWPTDRPILFTPRRLVQRMGVDKLLDAMTQVKRQFPEVWLAIAGKGLQRDTLERQAQALDLQQHVKFLGFLPDEQLPIAYQAADLTVVPSQSLEGFGLILVESLACGTPALCTPIGGMPEILRPFSPELITETHHADAIAQRIIDLLNGAIALPSRQACRDYSCTRFDWNIIAPQVRQVLLR, from the coding sequence ATGAGCAAAACAGATAGTCAAACGGCATCCATTGTATGTGTTGGAAATCGATGGTTCCCGATAGCTTCTGGCGGAGCAGAACGTTACATATATGAACTGATTCATTATTTGGTAGGAAGTGGCGACCTTGTTGAATTATGCGCCACTGACCTGCCAGCGTCTGAGGCTCACTCATCCCCTTTGTTAACCAAGCTGGCTTCTGCTGAACAAGTGCTTTTGCAGCGACTGTGGAGCTGTTATTTTCAGTTTCAGGAGAGGGGCTTTACTATACCTGATGCCATCAACATTCACTTCGCCCTTTACGGTCTAGCTGCGTTACCTCACTTACCCAAGGATATTCCCATTACTTTTACCTTTCATGGACCCTGGGCATTGGAAAGTCAGCAAGAAGGCGAAAAGAAATTTAGCATATTTTTCAAACAACAGATCGAGAACCGAGTTTATCAACGCTGCGATCGCTTCATCGTTCTCAGCAAAGCCTTCGGCAACATCCTACACAAACACTATCGCATTCCTTGGGATAAGATTCATATCATTCCCGGTGGCGTTAACACCACTCACTTTCAACCAAACCTATCGCGTGATCAAGCTCGTACTCAGCTAGGTTGGCCCACCGATCGCCCGATTCTCTTCACCCCGCGTCGATTAGTACAACGGATGGGAGTAGACAAACTCCTGGATGCTATGACACAGGTTAAACGTCAATTCCCAGAGGTTTGGCTGGCGATTGCTGGTAAGGGACTACAGCGAGATACTTTAGAGCGACAAGCTCAAGCGCTAGACTTGCAGCAGCATGTTAAATTCCTAGGATTTTTGCCAGACGAACAGTTGCCCATTGCTTATCAAGCTGCCGATCTCACCGTTGTTCCCAGCCAAAGCTTAGAAGGATTTGGGTTAATTTTAGTGGAGTCTTTAGCCTGTGGCACGCCTGCTCTCTGCACTCCCATTGGCGGAATGCCTGAAATATTACGTCCCTTCTCTCCCGAACTGATTACCGAAACCCATCACGCAGATGCGATCGCTCAACGCATCATTGACCTGTTAAATGGAGCTATTGCCTTACCCTCTCGCCAAGCCTGTCGCGACTATAGCTGCACTCGGTTTGACTGGAACATCATTGCACCTCAAGTGCGACAGGTATTACTACGCTGA
- a CDS encoding pentapeptide repeat-containing protein, with product MTLRKPPSSDSSFYGRAPSSGGLRLFSGIRTRLGLWRGKKNLRGINLRGADLTRVDFIGSLLLWANFVWAILLWTMLSQAGVIGIILIWANLLWTILVWINLRESSLRQDDDRSKNLRNAILVGIILIWATLIWSILISNSSNRGALVLWANPNMAFILWAIFGRVDLTDADLREANLSKANLSRVDFRDANLSYANLRGANLREAILRGANLSYADLSGADLSDADLRQAVLRGANLNSADLSSCDLTDTDLRESTLNQASLSAANLSWAKLSRANLSTANLSWANLSRARLHGANLSHADLSGADFREANLNEANVQGVDLSVVLVRGARFGHNAGLDASEKFNLKARGAILDESAISGIENLEKQ from the coding sequence ATGACTCTACGTAAGCCGCCATCTTCAGATTCTTCTTTCTATGGTCGTGCTCCCTCCAGCGGAGGACTGCGCCTATTTTCGGGAATTCGTACTCGTCTAGGATTGTGGCGAGGCAAGAAAAATCTGCGGGGCATTAATCTGCGAGGAGCCGATCTCACCCGAGTCGATTTTATTGGTAGTTTGTTGCTGTGGGCAAATTTTGTCTGGGCGATCTTGCTATGGACGATGCTCAGCCAAGCAGGAGTGATCGGCATTATCTTGATTTGGGCCAATCTGCTCTGGACAATTCTGGTGTGGATCAATTTGCGCGAATCGAGCCTGCGTCAAGATGACGATCGCAGCAAGAACCTCAGAAACGCCATCCTGGTTGGCATCATCTTGATTTGGGCGACACTGATCTGGTCAATTTTGATCTCAAATAGTTCCAACCGAGGAGCGCTGGTGTTATGGGCCAACCCGAATATGGCTTTTATTCTTTGGGCAATTTTTGGCCGCGTCGATCTGACGGACGCCGATTTGCGCGAAGCCAACCTCAGCAAAGCCAACCTCAGCCGGGTAGACTTCCGAGATGCCAATCTCAGTTATGCTAACCTGCGCGGAGCCAACCTCCGAGAAGCAATCTTGCGCGGAGCCAATCTCAGTTATGCAGATTTGTCTGGGGCCGATCTCAGTGATGCCGACCTACGCCAGGCAGTCTTGCGCGGAGCCAACCTCAACAGCGCCGATTTAAGCAGTTGTGATTTAACAGACACAGACCTGCGAGAGTCTACACTTAATCAAGCTAGTTTGAGTGCAGCCAATTTAAGTTGGGCTAAACTGAGTAGGGCTAATTTGAGCACGGCCAATTTAAGTTGGGCCAACCTCAGCCGAGCCAGGCTGCATGGTGCCAATCTGAGTCATGCGGATCTCAGTGGAGCCGATTTTCGTGAGGCCAATCTCAACGAAGCCAATGTCCAGGGAGTCGATCTCAGCGTTGTATTGGTTCGGGGTGCACGGTTTGGTCACAATGCTGGATTAGATGCAAGCGAAAAATTTAACCTGAAAGCGCGTGGAGCGATTCTTGATGAATCAGCAATTTCAGGGATCGAAAATTTGGAGAAGCAGTAG
- a CDS encoding MarR family winged helix-turn-helix transcriptional regulator produces the protein MIRSQVEHLAEPIISDDRATMIAAAEAFMPAMRELVRAYQAFDSYAERHIRQLGLTPPQFDVIATLGNTPGMSMGELAEKTLVTKGTLTGIVDRLEAKQLVRREVPEGNRRSFTVVLTPEGEAVFREVFPIHVAHLKQRFEQLEPTELERLQVLLRRLREVFD, from the coding sequence TTGATACGCAGTCAGGTGGAACATCTCGCCGAACCTATCATTTCCGACGATCGCGCAACCATGATCGCTGCTGCCGAAGCTTTCATGCCCGCCATGCGCGAATTGGTTCGAGCTTATCAAGCATTCGATTCTTATGCGGAACGGCACATTCGGCAGTTGGGTCTGACGCCACCGCAGTTTGATGTAATTGCCACGTTGGGTAATACTCCCGGTATGAGTATGGGAGAACTCGCCGAAAAAACATTGGTGACAAAAGGCACGCTCACGGGCATCGTCGATCGCCTTGAAGCGAAACAACTCGTGCGGCGGGAAGTGCCAGAGGGCAACCGACGCAGCTTTACGGTTGTGCTAACGCCTGAAGGTGAAGCGGTGTTTCGAGAGGTGTTTCCAATTCATGTGGCACATTTAAAGCAGCGGTTTGAACAATTAGAGCCGACGGAATTGGAACGGTTGCAGGTGTTGCTTCGGCGGTTGCGGGAAGTGTTTGATTAG